A genomic region of Noviherbaspirillum sp. L7-7A contains the following coding sequences:
- a CDS encoding sulfite exporter TauE/SafE family protein — protein sequence MTLTYVGSGFAVGLLVGLTGVGGGSLMTPLLTLLFGINPAVAVGTDLAFASATKTAGTFAHRYHGNVHWDIVKRLCLGALPAALLATLALKYFGALDKEIGQFIRYSIAVSVLLTVVAILFRTRMQNWMNAHPNRQLQGNALVVGTIVSGAVLGTLVTISSIGAGAVGATLLVLLYPRLKPAEIAGTDIAYAVPLTAIAAIGHWWLGSINWELLVMLLLGSVPGITLGSLAARAVPERALRGLLAVTLTGVAAKLVL from the coding sequence ATGACTTTAACGTATGTAGGATCGGGATTCGCGGTGGGACTGCTGGTCGGGCTGACAGGCGTCGGCGGCGGCTCGCTGATGACGCCCTTGCTGACCCTGCTGTTCGGCATCAATCCGGCGGTCGCGGTCGGCACCGACCTGGCCTTCGCCTCCGCCACCAAGACTGCCGGCACCTTTGCCCACCGTTACCACGGCAATGTCCACTGGGACATCGTCAAGCGCCTGTGCCTGGGCGCGCTGCCGGCCGCGCTGCTGGCCACGCTGGCGCTGAAGTATTTTGGCGCGCTGGACAAGGAAATCGGCCAGTTCATCCGTTATTCCATTGCCGTTTCGGTACTGCTGACCGTGGTGGCGATACTGTTCCGTACCCGCATGCAGAACTGGATGAATGCCCACCCGAACCGGCAATTGCAGGGCAATGCGCTGGTCGTGGGAACCATCGTCTCCGGCGCGGTACTCGGCACATTGGTTACAATATCGTCCATTGGCGCCGGAGCTGTCGGCGCCACTCTGCTGGTTCTGCTGTATCCGCGCTTGAAGCCCGCCGAAATCGCCGGCACCGATATCGCCTACGCCGTACCACTGACCGCCATTGCCGCCATCGGCCACTGGTGGCTCGGGTCCATCAACTGGGAACTGCTCGTGATGCTGCTCTTGGGTTCGGTGCCTGGGATCACCCTGGGTTCGCTGGCTGCGCGGGCGGTGCCTGAACGTGCGCTGCGCGGCCTGCTGGCCGTGACGCTGACCGGGGTAGCAGCCAAACTGGTGCTCTGA
- a CDS encoding CysB family HTH-type transcriptional regulator, translated as MNLHQLRFVREAVRQNFNLTEAAKALFTSQPGVSKAIIELEEELGVDIFTRHGKRIRGLTEPGRAVLKSVEMIMQEIESLKRIGKEFAAQDSGSFTIATTHTQARYSLPRVVQQFAQKFPKVRLSLLQGNPRQVAEMVLNDQADLAIATEAIADVDGLISLPCYQWEHLVVVPPDHALLRAKPLTLEEIATYPLITYDAAFAGRNKIDHAFALRSLKPDILLEAIDADVIKTYVELGMGVGIIAGMAFDPERDRNLRAISAGHLFGSNVSRVAMKQGAYLRSYVYTFIELMTPTLNRKLIDQVISGEQAMYEL; from the coding sequence ATGAACCTTCATCAATTGCGCTTCGTCCGCGAGGCGGTCCGCCAGAATTTCAATCTGACCGAGGCGGCCAAGGCCCTGTTCACGTCCCAGCCCGGCGTCTCCAAGGCCATCATCGAACTGGAAGAGGAACTGGGCGTGGACATCTTCACGCGGCATGGCAAGCGCATCCGCGGACTGACCGAGCCGGGCAGGGCGGTGCTGAAGTCGGTGGAAATGATCATGCAGGAGATCGAGAGCTTAAAGCGCATCGGCAAGGAATTTGCGGCGCAGGACAGCGGCAGCTTCACCATCGCCACAACCCATACCCAGGCACGCTATTCGCTGCCGCGGGTGGTGCAGCAGTTTGCGCAGAAATTTCCCAAGGTCAGGCTATCGCTGCTGCAGGGCAATCCGCGCCAGGTCGCCGAGATGGTGCTCAACGACCAGGCGGACCTTGCAATCGCCACCGAGGCAATCGCCGACGTCGACGGGTTGATTTCGCTGCCGTGCTACCAGTGGGAACACCTGGTGGTGGTGCCGCCGGATCATGCGCTGCTGCGGGCCAAGCCGCTGACGCTGGAGGAAATCGCCACCTATCCGCTCATTACCTATGACGCTGCCTTCGCCGGCCGCAACAAGATAGACCATGCCTTCGCGCTGCGTTCCTTGAAGCCCGACATTCTGCTGGAGGCGATCGACGCCGACGTGATCAAGACCTATGTCGAGCTGGGCATGGGCGTGGGCATCATCGCCGGCATGGCCTTTGACCCCGAGCGCGACCGCAACCTGCGCGCCATCTCGGCCGGGCACCTGTTCGGCAGCAATGTGTCGCGGGTGGCGATGAAGCAGGGCGCCTACCTGCGCAGCTATGTCTATACCTTCATCGAGTTGATGACGCCCACGCTCAACCGCAAGCTGATCGACCAGGTGATCAGCGGCGAGCAGGCGATGTATGAGTTGTGA